A single region of the Candidatus Deferrimicrobiaceae bacterium genome encodes:
- a CDS encoding peptide-binding protein, with protein sequence MSRSLLIAVFVAGFLVSSCGSKSDPYTYREGSIADVSGFLSAVTSDFASHEAAGYVFNGLVRYDKNLKLEGELADSWDVSPDGLKITFHLRKGVKWHDGAPFTAADVLFTYRKMIDPKTPTAYGEDFKQVKSVETPDPHTVVVSYDKPFAPALASWGMHILPKHLLEKYDDIAKSPLNRSHPVGTGPYRFVEWKSGAKVAFEANPDYFEGKPGIPKVVVRVIPDQATQFLELKSGGLDSMTLTPLQYARQTETPEFRKKFNRYRYPSMGYSYLGFNLSSPLFSDRRVRQAIATAIDRKQIIQGVLFGLGQEATGPYLPGTWVYNPNVKRYPYDPSVAKAMLAEAGWKDVDGDGVLEKDGKKFTFTVLTNAGNESRSKVAAIIQQNLAAVGIKMEIRTLEWAAFLNDFVDKRKFDALILGWSITPDPDQFDIWSSTKTGPKELNHVGFRNAEVDRLLEAGRRTFDQAARKKAYDRIQEILAEELPYVFLYVPDALPAVAVRFKGIEPAPAGISYNFIKWRIEEGAEGKSALTH encoded by the coding sequence ATGAGCCGTTCGCTGTTGATCGCCGTCTTCGTGGCGGGCTTCCTGGTGTCGTCGTGCGGGAGCAAGAGCGACCCGTACACCTATCGCGAAGGCAGCATCGCCGACGTCAGCGGCTTCCTGTCCGCGGTGACTTCCGACTTCGCCTCCCACGAGGCCGCGGGATACGTCTTCAACGGGCTGGTCCGCTACGACAAGAACCTCAAGCTCGAGGGTGAGCTGGCCGACTCGTGGGACGTCTCCCCCGACGGCCTCAAGATCACCTTCCACCTGCGCAAGGGGGTCAAGTGGCACGACGGCGCCCCCTTCACGGCCGCCGACGTCCTGTTCACCTACCGGAAGATGATCGACCCGAAGACGCCCACGGCCTACGGCGAGGACTTCAAGCAGGTCAAGTCGGTCGAGACGCCCGACCCGCACACCGTGGTGGTCTCCTACGACAAGCCGTTCGCCCCGGCGCTCGCGTCGTGGGGCATGCACATCCTGCCGAAGCATTTGCTCGAGAAATACGACGACATCGCCAAGAGTCCTCTCAACCGGTCGCATCCGGTCGGTACCGGGCCCTACCGTTTCGTCGAGTGGAAGAGCGGCGCAAAGGTCGCCTTCGAGGCCAACCCCGACTACTTCGAGGGCAAGCCCGGCATTCCGAAGGTCGTCGTCCGCGTGATCCCCGACCAGGCGACGCAATTCCTTGAGCTCAAGTCCGGCGGTCTCGACTCGATGACACTCACCCCGCTCCAGTACGCGCGCCAGACCGAGACGCCCGAGTTCCGGAAGAAGTTCAACCGCTACCGCTATCCGTCGATGGGCTACAGCTACCTCGGCTTCAACCTGTCCAGCCCGCTCTTCTCCGACCGGCGCGTGCGGCAGGCGATCGCCACGGCGATCGACCGGAAGCAGATCATCCAGGGCGTGCTCTTCGGGCTGGGGCAGGAGGCGACCGGTCCGTACCTCCCCGGCACCTGGGTCTACAACCCGAACGTGAAGCGCTACCCTTACGATCCGTCGGTCGCGAAGGCGATGCTGGCCGAGGCGGGCTGGAAGGATGTCGACGGCGACGGCGTCCTCGAGAAAGACGGGAAGAAATTCACGTTCACGGTGCTCACCAACGCGGGCAACGAGAGCCGGTCCAAGGTGGCGGCGATCATCCAGCAGAACCTGGCGGCGGTCGGCATCAAGATGGAGATCCGCACGCTCGAGTGGGCCGCCTTCCTCAACGACTTCGTCGACAAGCGCAAGTTCGACGCGCTGATCCTGGGCTGGAGCATCACGCCCGACCCCGACCAGTTCGACATCTGGAGCTCGACCAAGACCGGCCCGAAAGAGCTCAACCACGTCGGGTTCCGGAACGCCGAGGTCGACCGGCTGCTCGAGGCGGGGCGGCGCACCTTCGACCAGGCCGCCCGCAAGAAAGCGTACGACCGCATCCAGGAGATCCTGGCCGAGGAGCTGCCCTACGTCTTCCTCTACGTTCCCGACGCGCTGCCCGCCGTGGCCGTGCGGTTCAAGGGGATCGAGCCGGCGCCCGCCGGCATCTCGTACAACTTCATCAAGTGGCGCATCGAGGAGGGCGCGGAGGGGAAGTCCGCGCTCACGCACTAG
- a CDS encoding ABC transporter permease → MFRYILRRLLLMPVMVLGISIISFGVMHLAPGGPVSLASDLNPKVTAEARARLNAYYGLDKPLHVQYLNWLSRVARFDFGDSFAPDGRKVWHKIRERIPVTLSINLLSEGLIFLVAVPLGVYAAVRRGSLFDKASTVTVFVGFAMPSFWLALLLMILFGVKLGWLPISGLVSLEYDSLDLAGKIVDRVRHLVLPVFVGAFGGLAGYSRFMRSTMLETIRQDYIATARAKGLRERAVVWRHALRNALLPVITLLGLSVPGLLGGSVIMESIFAIPGLGQLFFQSVMSRDYPLILAELVLGAFLTLLGNLLADVGYAVADPRIRAGN, encoded by the coding sequence ATGTTCCGCTACATCCTGCGGCGTCTGCTGCTGATGCCCGTCATGGTGCTGGGGATCAGCATCATCTCGTTCGGCGTCATGCACCTCGCGCCGGGTGGGCCGGTCAGCCTCGCCTCCGACCTCAACCCCAAGGTCACCGCCGAGGCGCGGGCGCGGCTCAACGCCTACTACGGGCTCGACAAACCGCTCCACGTCCAGTACCTCAACTGGCTCTCCCGCGTCGCCCGCTTCGACTTCGGCGACAGCTTCGCGCCCGACGGCCGCAAGGTGTGGCACAAGATCCGCGAGCGGATCCCCGTGACGCTGTCGATCAACCTCCTGTCCGAGGGGCTCATCTTCCTGGTCGCGGTGCCCCTGGGGGTATACGCCGCGGTGCGGCGCGGCTCGTTGTTCGACAAGGCGTCGACGGTGACCGTCTTCGTCGGCTTCGCGATGCCAAGCTTCTGGCTGGCGCTGCTGCTGATGATCCTGTTCGGCGTCAAGCTCGGCTGGCTGCCGATCTCGGGCCTCGTCTCGCTCGAATACGACTCGCTCGATCTCGCGGGAAAGATCGTCGACCGGGTGCGCCACCTCGTGCTGCCTGTCTTCGTCGGCGCCTTCGGCGGGCTGGCGGGCTATTCGCGATTCATGCGTTCCACCATGCTCGAGACGATCCGTCAGGACTACATCGCCACGGCGCGTGCCAAGGGGCTGCGCGAGCGGGCCGTCGTCTGGCGCCACGCGCTGCGCAACGCCCTCCTGCCCGTCATCACCCTCCTGGGGCTGTCGGTGCCCGGGCTGCTCGGCGGCTCGGTCATCATGGAGTCGATCTTCGCGATCCCCGGGCTCGGCCAGCTCTTCTTCCAGTCGGTCATGTCGCGCGACTACCCGCTGATCCTGGCCGAACTCGTGCTCGGCGCCTTCCTCACGCTGCTCGGGAACCTGCTGGCCGATGTCGGCTACGCGGTGGCCGACCCGCGCATCCGGGCCGGAAACTGA